A window of the Gordonia humi genome harbors these coding sequences:
- a CDS encoding class I adenylate-forming enzyme family protein, with amino-acid sequence MSGTVVDALVHFARVAPDRVAVDFAGDTVTYAQLDAWADAVADDLLARGVRAGRRVSVLGGNSLEWCAAALGAFKVGAIVAPFNHRMVPRELAELVADCEPAVVYCDAASRPRIDEVAADGRFSVLAFAETVTPLRAGGRPPAARLSPDLASPTAIVFTSGTTGRPKGVIFTHASIAGVMHDWMLMESVTPGRLRPLLVLPLFTAGGLVWGVCRTIHGGGTLLLQPGFDPAEALRVLVEEKADTFTGPPILFEQIAKVPDFADADLSHVTTAHVGGAPVPVALFEQWRPRGVLLRQLYGQTEIGGSATVTVNADAPGHPEKCGRGTVFTRIRVVDSDGVDCPAGTPGEIMLRGPGMTPGYWRNEEATASTLVDGWLRTGDLGVLDDTGRLTYVDRIKELIISGGLNISPAEIETVISGLDGVIEVAVLAAADEKFGQTPAAIVVARDGVTAEAIVAHCTERLADYKVPRYVVVSTEPLPRMASGKIDKHVLRAEHADIADTHERVR; translated from the coding sequence ATGTCCGGAACCGTCGTCGACGCCCTCGTCCACTTCGCGCGAGTCGCACCCGACCGGGTGGCCGTCGACTTCGCGGGCGACACTGTGACCTACGCGCAGCTCGACGCCTGGGCCGACGCCGTCGCCGACGATCTGCTCGCCCGGGGCGTGCGCGCGGGCCGGCGGGTGAGCGTCCTCGGGGGAAACAGCCTCGAGTGGTGTGCGGCCGCGCTGGGGGCGTTCAAGGTCGGGGCGATCGTCGCACCGTTCAACCACCGGATGGTCCCGCGGGAGCTCGCCGAGCTCGTCGCCGACTGCGAACCCGCCGTCGTCTACTGCGATGCGGCGTCACGGCCGCGCATCGACGAGGTCGCGGCCGACGGCCGGTTCTCCGTGCTGGCGTTCGCCGAGACGGTGACCCCGCTGCGTGCGGGTGGACGCCCGCCCGCAGCGCGGCTGAGCCCGGACCTCGCGTCGCCGACGGCGATCGTGTTCACCAGCGGAACCACGGGCAGACCCAAGGGCGTGATCTTCACCCACGCGTCGATCGCCGGGGTCATGCACGACTGGATGCTGATGGAGTCGGTGACCCCGGGCCGACTGCGCCCGCTCCTCGTCCTGCCGCTCTTCACGGCGGGTGGACTCGTGTGGGGAGTGTGCCGGACGATTCACGGCGGCGGGACGCTGCTGCTGCAGCCCGGTTTCGATCCCGCGGAGGCGCTCCGCGTGCTCGTGGAGGAGAAGGCCGACACCTTCACGGGTCCGCCGATCCTGTTCGAGCAGATCGCGAAGGTCCCGGACTTCGCCGACGCCGATCTGAGCCATGTGACGACGGCGCACGTCGGCGGGGCTCCGGTGCCCGTCGCGCTGTTCGAGCAATGGCGTCCCCGCGGCGTCCTGCTGCGTCAGCTGTACGGCCAGACCGAGATCGGCGGATCGGCCACGGTCACCGTGAACGCCGACGCGCCCGGCCATCCCGAGAAGTGCGGTCGGGGCACCGTGTTCACCCGGATCCGCGTGGTCGACTCCGACGGCGTCGACTGCCCGGCCGGGACACCCGGCGAGATCATGCTGCGCGGCCCCGGTATGACGCCCGGCTACTGGCGCAACGAGGAGGCCACGGCGTCGACTCTCGTCGACGGCTGGCTGCGCACCGGAGATCTCGGCGTCCTCGACGACACCGGACGGCTGACCTACGTCGACCGGATCAAAGAGCTGATCATCTCCGGCGGACTCAACATCTCACCGGCCGAGATCGAGACCGTGATCAGCGGTCTGGACGGAGTGATCGAGGTCGCCGTGCTGGCCGCCGCCGACGAGAAGTTCGGCCAGACGCCCGCCGCGATCGTCGTCGCGCGGGACGGCGTGACCGCCGAGGCGATCGTCGCCCATTGCACCGAGCGGCTCGCCGACTACAAGGTGCCCCGCTACGTCGTCGTCTCGACCGAGCCCCTGCCGCGGATGGCGAGCGGGAAGATCGACAAGCACGTCCTGCGGGCCGAACACGCCGACATCGCGGACACGCACGAGCGGGTGCGGTAG
- a CDS encoding FAD-dependent oxidoreductase, translating into MPYVVTQNCCNDASCVSACPVDCIHPAPGEPGYRTAEMLYIDPDVCIDCGACADVCPVGAISPDDELEGLDLRYLEVNADFYAGPARREVDLPTPAVPARPTVAPGARTLRVAIVGSGPSASYAAEELLSRRDVDVEVTMIERLPFVGGLVRYGVAPDHAKTKEMDRTFARTLRRRGATVYLDVEVGRDVSVDEIAEHHHAVIVATGADRDRTLGVPGEELPGVHGAREFVAWYNGHPDHAEASFDLSHERAVVVGNGNVALDVARMLVADPEDLRRTDIADHALEALAAGSVREVVVLGRRGPDAAACTVPELLGLSKIDGVDVVVDGEVPIGPDSTYKTRLLADLAVATPRHDRRIVLRFDSAPCQFLGTDRVGGVRVAAPDSTTTDLDAGLVLRSIGYRGSPFPGLPFDDASGTVANVGGRVQHSEVDEVPLRGRYVAGWIKRGPSGVIGTNRVCAAETVDALLTDYDAGLLVEPTGSADAFDVLVRDRRPGALTADDWTVIDRFERSRGREHGRPRVKLLDPTPALHAAASSH; encoded by the coding sequence GTGCCTTATGTCGTGACTCAGAACTGCTGCAACGATGCGAGCTGCGTATCGGCGTGCCCGGTCGACTGCATTCACCCCGCACCGGGTGAACCCGGATACCGGACCGCGGAGATGCTCTACATCGACCCCGACGTGTGCATCGACTGCGGTGCGTGCGCCGACGTGTGTCCGGTCGGCGCGATCAGCCCCGACGACGAGTTGGAGGGACTCGATCTCCGTTACCTGGAGGTCAACGCCGACTTCTACGCCGGGCCCGCGCGGCGCGAGGTCGACCTGCCGACCCCCGCGGTGCCCGCACGGCCGACCGTCGCACCGGGCGCGAGGACACTGCGTGTCGCGATCGTCGGATCGGGTCCGTCGGCCTCCTACGCTGCCGAGGAACTGCTCTCCCGTCGGGACGTGGACGTCGAGGTCACGATGATCGAGCGGCTGCCGTTCGTCGGCGGCCTCGTCCGCTACGGTGTGGCGCCCGACCACGCGAAGACCAAGGAGATGGACCGCACGTTCGCGCGCACCCTGCGGCGGCGAGGCGCCACCGTGTACCTCGACGTGGAAGTCGGGCGCGATGTCAGCGTCGACGAGATCGCCGAACACCATCACGCCGTCATCGTGGCGACCGGCGCCGACCGGGACCGCACGCTCGGCGTCCCGGGGGAGGAGCTGCCCGGCGTCCACGGGGCACGCGAGTTCGTGGCCTGGTACAACGGGCATCCCGATCACGCCGAGGCGAGTTTCGACCTGTCCCACGAACGGGCCGTGGTGGTCGGGAACGGCAACGTCGCACTCGACGTGGCGCGCATGCTGGTCGCCGACCCGGAGGATCTGCGTCGCACCGACATCGCCGATCACGCGCTCGAGGCGCTCGCGGCGGGGTCGGTGCGCGAGGTGGTGGTCCTCGGACGACGCGGACCAGACGCCGCCGCGTGCACCGTGCCCGAGCTCCTCGGCCTGTCGAAGATCGACGGGGTCGACGTGGTCGTCGACGGTGAGGTGCCGATCGGTCCGGACTCGACCTACAAGACTCGTCTGCTCGCCGATCTCGCGGTCGCGACGCCGCGACACGACCGACGTATCGTCCTCCGCTTCGACTCCGCCCCGTGTCAGTTCCTCGGAACCGACCGGGTCGGCGGCGTCCGAGTGGCGGCACCGGATTCGACGACCACCGACCTCGACGCGGGGCTGGTCCTGCGCTCCATCGGCTACCGCGGCAGCCCGTTCCCGGGCCTGCCGTTCGACGACGCGTCCGGGACCGTCGCGAACGTCGGGGGCCGTGTCCAGCACTCGGAGGTAGACGAGGTGCCGTTGCGCGGACGGTACGTCGCCGGGTGGATCAAGCGCGGTCCGAGCGGCGTCATCGGCACCAATCGCGTGTGCGCGGCGGAGACCGTCGACGCACTCCTGACCGACTACGACGCGGGACTGCTCGTCGAACCGACCGGGTCGGCGGACGCCTTCGACGTCCTCGTCCGCGACCGCCGTCCCGGCGCGCTGACCGCGGACGACTGGACGGTCATCGACCGATTCGAACGCAGCCGGGGCCGGGAGCACGGTCGGCCCCGCGTCAAACTGCTCGATCCGACACCGGCGCTGCACGCCGCAGCGTCGTCGCACTGA
- a CDS encoding molybdopterin-dependent oxidoreductase translates to MAATTRGARICPLCESTCGLVFTHAGTRLIAVEPNADDVFSLGHSCAKGLGLARIENDPDRIRTPLIRGVDGSLRPATWRQAFDLIDARLPEFVARDPGTCAVFHGNPAAHHLDSTFYLGELVAALGTRNVFSPASVDTWPKNLAHILLYGTGIGLSLPDVDRTDYLLILGSNPLVSNGSTVTAPDMRRRLRALRERGGTLAVVDPVRTRTAKAADVHVPILPGTDAFFLLGMLSVIAAEGLARPVRIPEVVDNVDEVLALAAAYDRADAARRCGVDVELIEDVARGFAAAPSAVAHSRIGTCMQEFGTIANWLVEVLTIVTGNLDRPGGAMFALPPCGGPNTWPGSRRPPLGRWSSRVRGLPEAMGELPAAAFAEEILTPGPGRVRAAITLAGNPARSLPNSGAVERALAELEFLVSIDCYVNETTRHADVILPPPPLATRGHHDVTLAHFQVRNVARYTPPLIDLPDGAYAEWQILLRLAAAADGDGQATIAERDARVARIATRRAARLAGVDEERATAAVAGRSGPLRLLDLRLRSGPYGDGFGLVDGGLTLDLLEQRPNGIDYGPLRPRLPEVLRTPDGRIDLMPPMIVADLDRLRRAEDANGSVLLINRRQPRSMNSWLHNALPQPDGAQSALHMNPGDAAARGLHDGDVVDVTSSTAAVTAELRLDEDVRSGVATMPHGWGHTGAGLGTARAASTPGANYNALVDDTERLEALTNSPVFNGVRIDVAPTASRPQIP, encoded by the coding sequence ATGGCTGCGACGACGCGTGGAGCGCGGATCTGCCCGCTGTGCGAGTCCACGTGCGGCCTCGTCTTCACACACGCGGGTACGCGGCTGATCGCCGTCGAACCCAACGCCGACGACGTCTTCAGCCTCGGGCACTCGTGTGCCAAGGGGCTGGGGTTGGCCCGGATCGAGAACGACCCGGATCGGATCCGGACCCCGTTGATACGCGGTGTCGACGGATCACTGCGTCCGGCCACCTGGCGGCAGGCGTTCGACCTCATCGACGCCCGCCTGCCCGAATTCGTCGCGCGGGACCCGGGAACTTGCGCGGTCTTTCACGGCAATCCGGCGGCCCACCACCTCGACTCGACCTTCTACCTGGGCGAACTCGTCGCCGCGTTGGGCACCCGGAACGTGTTCTCGCCGGCGAGCGTGGACACCTGGCCGAAGAATCTCGCGCACATCCTGCTCTACGGGACCGGCATCGGGCTGAGCCTGCCGGACGTCGATCGCACGGACTACCTGTTGATCCTCGGCTCGAATCCGCTGGTGTCCAACGGCAGCACCGTGACGGCCCCCGACATGCGCCGACGCCTGCGCGCACTGCGTGAACGCGGCGGCACCCTCGCGGTGGTCGACCCGGTCCGGACCCGAACAGCGAAGGCGGCCGATGTCCACGTCCCGATCCTGCCGGGGACCGATGCGTTCTTCCTGCTCGGCATGCTGTCGGTGATCGCCGCCGAAGGGCTGGCCCGGCCGGTGCGGATACCCGAGGTGGTCGACAACGTCGACGAGGTCCTCGCGCTCGCCGCCGCCTACGACCGGGCCGACGCCGCGCGACGCTGCGGAGTCGACGTCGAGCTGATCGAGGACGTCGCGCGTGGATTCGCCGCCGCACCGTCGGCCGTCGCGCACTCCCGGATCGGCACCTGCATGCAGGAGTTCGGGACGATCGCGAACTGGCTCGTCGAGGTCCTCACCATCGTGACCGGCAACCTGGACCGGCCCGGAGGGGCGATGTTCGCCCTGCCGCCGTGCGGCGGACCGAACACCTGGCCCGGATCGAGGCGGCCGCCGCTGGGCCGGTGGTCCTCCCGGGTGCGCGGTCTGCCCGAGGCCATGGGCGAGCTCCCCGCGGCCGCGTTCGCCGAGGAGATCCTGACACCGGGACCGGGACGGGTCCGCGCCGCGATCACCCTGGCCGGCAACCCGGCCCGCTCGTTGCCGAACAGCGGTGCGGTGGAGCGGGCGCTCGCCGAACTCGAGTTCCTGGTGTCGATCGACTGCTATGTCAACGAGACGACGCGGCACGCCGATGTGATCCTGCCGCCTCCGCCGCTGGCCACCCGCGGGCATCACGACGTCACCCTCGCGCACTTCCAGGTGCGCAACGTGGCGCGTTACACGCCGCCGCTGATCGATCTGCCCGACGGCGCGTACGCCGAATGGCAGATCCTGCTTCGGCTCGCCGCCGCGGCGGACGGCGACGGCCAGGCGACGATCGCCGAGCGGGACGCCCGGGTCGCGCGGATCGCGACGCGCCGCGCCGCGCGACTGGCGGGGGTCGACGAGGAACGCGCGACGGCCGCCGTCGCCGGGCGCTCCGGGCCGCTCCGCCTGCTCGACCTGCGGTTGCGCAGCGGTCCGTACGGTGACGGATTCGGCCTCGTCGACGGCGGTCTGACGCTCGACCTCCTCGAACAGCGGCCGAACGGCATCGACTACGGTCCGCTCCGGCCGCGCCTGCCCGAGGTCCTGCGCACCCCCGACGGGCGGATCGACCTCATGCCGCCGATGATCGTCGCCGATCTCGACCGACTGCGCCGCGCCGAGGACGCGAACGGCTCGGTGCTGCTGATCAACAGACGGCAGCCGCGCAGTATGAACTCCTGGCTGCACAATGCGCTGCCGCAGCCGGACGGCGCCCAGAGTGCACTGCACATGAACCCGGGCGACGCCGCCGCACGCGGGCTCCACGACGGCGACGTGGTGGACGTGACCTCGTCGACGGCCGCCGTCACCGCCGAGCTCCGCCTCGACGAGGACGTACGCAGCGGTGTCGCGACCATGCCCCACGGCTGGGGCCACACCGGCGCCGGGCTGGGCACCGCCCGGGCCGCGTCGACGCCCGGTGCGAACTACAACGCTCTCGTCGACGACACCGAGCGTCTCGAGGCACTGACCAACTCGCCCGTGTTCAACGGTGTGCGCATCGACGTCGCCCCGACCGCATCCCGACCCCAGATCCCCTGA
- a CDS encoding Zn-ribbon domain-containing OB-fold protein yields MTEPTGFPWGPADDGLDQQYWDGMLAGELRLQRCTECHTWIWGPQWICARCHTFDPAWEPVEPVGVVYAWSRSHYPFIREYADRAPYVTVLVELPQAGGRRVLGLMPDAAESTIRIGDAVEGRFELDAGATWPLLRWYPTETREGQA; encoded by the coding sequence ATGACCGAACCGACCGGCTTCCCCTGGGGCCCCGCGGACGACGGACTCGACCAGCAGTACTGGGACGGCATGCTCGCGGGCGAGCTGCGGCTGCAACGCTGCACCGAATGCCACACCTGGATCTGGGGGCCGCAGTGGATCTGCGCACGCTGCCACACCTTCGACCCGGCCTGGGAGCCGGTGGAGCCCGTCGGCGTCGTGTACGCGTGGTCGCGCAGCCACTACCCGTTCATCCGCGAGTACGCCGACCGGGCGCCGTACGTGACGGTGCTCGTCGAACTCCCTCAGGCGGGAGGCCGTCGCGTCCTGGGACTCATGCCCGACGCCGCCGAGTCGACGATCCGCATCGGCGACGCCGTCGAAGGGCGCTTCGAACTCGACGCGGGCGCGACCTGGCCGCTGCTGCGCTGGTATCCCACCGAGACTCGAGAAGGACAGGCATGA
- a CDS encoding thiolase C-terminal domain-containing protein, with amino-acid sequence MSTSLRGAAAVVGVADHHYKRGEAPYGELPMTLRAVVDACTDAGIDPHEIDGFVSYAGGGFDGAMLGGALGVDDVLWSTMMWGGGGGGVAAAINNAAVAIATGQAHTVVVYRSMAQADTGRLGYATYFYGPHYLAHGVGSPAQVCALRTQRLLEHDGVPREALRSLVLAAYRHAQNNPTAAGYGRPLDVDGYEDSRLITEPFHLYDCSRENDGAVALIVVSAERARALRPDAAYLLAGAQGAPGGYSSIIDNDDMYTSAGFSGRGDRPGVADRLWAAAGLGPADVDVTQVYENFSGPAVAALIDHGLAPTGPAAGDVLTADNLTAGIGSLPVNTSGGNIADSFVNGMGLAVEAVRQIRGTSTNQVDGARTSLFIGGPMAPLVSSTLFGHQDTL; translated from the coding sequence ATGAGCACATCACTGCGTGGCGCCGCTGCCGTCGTCGGCGTCGCCGACCACCACTACAAGCGGGGCGAGGCACCGTACGGCGAACTCCCGATGACCCTGCGGGCCGTCGTCGACGCGTGCACCGACGCGGGGATCGATCCCCACGAGATCGACGGCTTCGTCTCCTACGCGGGCGGCGGATTCGACGGCGCGATGCTCGGCGGCGCGCTCGGCGTCGACGACGTCCTCTGGTCCACCATGATGTGGGGCGGCGGCGGAGGAGGCGTCGCCGCCGCGATCAACAACGCGGCCGTCGCGATCGCCACCGGTCAGGCGCACACCGTGGTGGTGTACCGGTCCATGGCCCAGGCCGACACCGGCCGCCTCGGCTACGCGACCTACTTCTACGGGCCGCACTACCTCGCCCACGGTGTCGGCTCCCCCGCGCAGGTCTGCGCGCTGCGGACCCAGCGGCTGCTCGAACACGACGGGGTGCCGCGCGAGGCGTTGCGATCGCTGGTCCTCGCCGCCTACCGACACGCCCAGAACAATCCGACGGCCGCAGGATACGGACGCCCGCTCGACGTCGACGGCTACGAGGACTCGCGCCTGATCACCGAGCCGTTCCACCTCTACGACTGCTCCCGCGAGAACGACGGCGCGGTGGCCCTGATCGTCGTGTCCGCCGAGCGGGCGCGCGCACTGCGGCCGGACGCCGCCTATCTCCTGGCCGGCGCCCAGGGCGCCCCCGGCGGCTACTCGTCGATCATCGACAACGACGACATGTACACCTCGGCGGGCTTCTCCGGGCGCGGCGACCGTCCCGGCGTCGCCGACCGCCTGTGGGCCGCCGCGGGACTCGGTCCCGCCGACGTCGACGTGACGCAGGTCTACGAGAACTTCTCCGGTCCGGCCGTCGCCGCCCTCATCGACCACGGTCTGGCTCCGACCGGCCCCGCGGCAGGCGACGTGCTCACCGCCGACAATCTGACGGCGGGCATCGGCTCGCTGCCGGTCAACACGAGCGGCGGCAACATCGCCGACAGCTTCGTCAACGGCATGGGACTCGCGGTCGAAGCGGTCCGCCAGATCAGAGGCACGTCCACCAACCAGGTCGACGGTGCACGGACCTCGTTGTTCATCGGAGGTCCCATGGCTCCGCTGGTCTCCTCCACCCTGTTCGGCCACCAGGACACTCTGTAA
- a CDS encoding aldehyde dehydrogenase: MTSSITEPALDRPDLFVDGEWTSPTGGATTDVVEAATEQVLGTAASATPADVDLAVAAARRALPAWRALRAEARADLLDAFAAQLKARAKSTAVLSSRENGMPISLSVGVNGYAPSLMVSYYANLLRKKDDDDIRPSALGTRTVVRHEPVGVVAAITPWNYPQSLAAMKIAPALAAGCTVVLKPSPETALDAYVFADAALAAGLPAGVLNIVPGGRETGAALVEHPGVDKVAFTGSTAAGRAIGETCGRLLRPVTLELGGKSASIVTADANLAEFASHLAEVSLVNNGQTCHACTRILAPRSRYEEVVDAVTSTVSALAVGDPLDRATQVGPLVTDAQRRRVLDYVEIGRSAGHRLTTGGGVPADRDTGWFVEPTVFADVDNSARLAQEEIFGPVLTITPYSDEDEAVAIANDSPYGLGGTVWCADPERGIALADRIESGTVGVNHYALDLAAPFGGVKDSGLGRELGPEGMAPYRRTKSIYL, translated from the coding sequence ATGACATCGTCGATCACCGAACCCGCACTCGACCGTCCCGACCTCTTCGTCGACGGGGAGTGGACGTCCCCGACCGGCGGCGCGACGACCGACGTCGTCGAGGCCGCGACGGAGCAGGTCCTCGGCACCGCCGCGTCCGCGACCCCGGCCGACGTCGACCTCGCCGTCGCCGCGGCGCGACGGGCCCTGCCCGCATGGCGAGCACTGCGCGCCGAAGCCCGCGCCGACCTCCTCGACGCCTTCGCGGCGCAGCTGAAGGCCCGAGCCAAGTCGACGGCCGTGCTCTCCAGCCGTGAGAACGGCATGCCGATCTCACTGTCCGTCGGCGTCAACGGATACGCGCCGTCGCTGATGGTGTCGTACTACGCGAACCTGCTGCGGAAGAAGGACGACGACGACATCCGTCCGAGCGCTCTCGGTACGCGCACGGTGGTGCGCCACGAACCGGTCGGCGTGGTCGCCGCGATCACGCCGTGGAACTACCCGCAGTCGTTGGCGGCCATGAAGATCGCGCCGGCCCTCGCCGCCGGCTGCACGGTGGTCCTCAAACCGTCGCCCGAGACCGCCCTCGACGCGTACGTGTTCGCCGACGCGGCACTGGCCGCCGGGCTCCCCGCGGGCGTGCTCAACATCGTTCCCGGAGGCCGCGAGACCGGCGCCGCGCTGGTGGAGCACCCGGGTGTGGACAAGGTCGCGTTCACCGGATCGACCGCCGCGGGCCGCGCCATCGGAGAGACCTGCGGCCGCCTCCTGCGACCGGTCACCCTCGAACTCGGCGGCAAGTCCGCGTCGATCGTCACCGCCGACGCCAACCTGGCGGAGTTCGCCTCGCATCTCGCGGAGGTGTCTCTGGTCAACAACGGGCAGACCTGTCACGCCTGCACGCGGATCCTGGCTCCGCGTTCGCGATACGAGGAGGTCGTCGACGCCGTCACCTCGACAGTGTCCGCGCTGGCCGTCGGCGACCCGCTCGATCGCGCGACGCAGGTGGGGCCGCTGGTCACCGACGCCCAGCGTCGACGCGTCCTCGACTACGTCGAGATCGGTCGTTCGGCCGGTCATCGGCTCACCACCGGCGGCGGTGTCCCCGCGGACCGTGACACCGGATGGTTCGTCGAGCCGACGGTCTTCGCCGACGTCGACAACTCCGCCCGCCTGGCTCAGGAGGAGATCTTCGGACCGGTGCTGACCATCACGCCGTACTCCGACGAGGACGAGGCCGTCGCCATCGCCAACGACTCCCCCTACGGACTGGGCGGCACCGTGTGGTGCGCCGATCCCGAGCGCGGCATCGCGCTGGCCGACCGGATCGAGTCGGGCACCGTCGGCGTCAACCACTACGCGCTCGACCTGGCCGCGCCGTTCGGCGGGGTCAAGGACTCGGGCCTCGGACGTGAACTGGGTCCGGAGGGGATGGCCCCGTACCGCCGCACCAAGTCCATCTACCTGTAG
- a CDS encoding CaiB/BaiF CoA-transferase family protein produces the protein MTLPLDSVRVVDLTDAFGRSAGRLLADLGADVVRITAPHAPVPADRVADALRDANKRVLTVDAGSDTTTVPDLVARADIVLAAADTADVWNVGPEAALAAAPHLVWVSITPFGLTGPYRDRVADEAVLYAMSGVLSRSGAPGQTPLLPPAGLAEGTVAGHAAWAGMLAYHRRLATGLGDHVDVSAFEATVHGFDPGFGTQGSAAAGRSEDYPRNRPDAASFYPVFGCRDGRVRICLLARRQWRAMFAWLGEPEEFADPKYDTIPARFAAADRLHPLIADLFADRTQAELVAEGAARGIPLGAVYTLEQALSADHFAESGALIDAELFPGEHARFPSGPATVDGRRAGFRSTARALDAAPSWADRPAPTTIGAPDAAPLAGVRVLDLGVIVFGAELSRQFADYGADVIKIENANYPDGLRQSKRGAKIPASVAWGHRNKRSLGMDLRSTEGADLFRRLAADADVVVANFKPGTLAAMGFSYETLAEINPGIIVAESSAFGSVGPWRTRMGYGPLVRAASGVSALWSYPDDAELLCDGSTVYPDHIAGHLCATVVLSALAARRRTGRGARIELAQSDVALTHIGASIAAESLRPGSVVPSGNAHPDHAPSGVFPCAGDDEWCVITVRSDDDWAAVAEAAGRPELIDDPRFASPSARRTHRADVDQIVAAWTASQAPRRVADRLQASGVAAAPMLRLPELLDDEHLVARRSYTTVTHDLLGTTLPATARAAAFAAIADPPSRQAPVAGEHTREICRELLGMDDAEIDRLADAGVLQPAGEGVSE, from the coding sequence ATGACTCTTCCCCTGGACTCCGTCCGAGTCGTAGACCTCACCGACGCGTTCGGCCGGTCCGCGGGCAGGCTGCTCGCGGACCTGGGCGCCGACGTCGTGCGGATCACCGCGCCGCACGCGCCGGTCCCCGCCGATCGGGTGGCCGACGCGCTCCGCGACGCGAACAAGCGGGTGCTCACCGTCGACGCCGGTTCGGACACCACCACCGTCCCCGACCTGGTGGCCCGCGCCGACATCGTGCTCGCGGCCGCCGACACCGCCGACGTCTGGAACGTCGGCCCCGAGGCCGCCCTCGCGGCCGCACCGCACCTGGTGTGGGTGTCGATCACTCCGTTCGGACTCACCGGGCCGTACCGCGACCGGGTGGCCGACGAGGCCGTGCTGTACGCCATGTCCGGGGTGCTGTCCCGTTCGGGAGCACCGGGCCAGACACCGCTGCTCCCGCCTGCGGGACTGGCGGAGGGCACGGTGGCCGGCCACGCCGCGTGGGCGGGCATGCTCGCATATCACCGTCGGCTGGCCACCGGACTCGGCGACCACGTCGACGTCTCGGCGTTCGAGGCGACCGTCCACGGCTTCGACCCTGGCTTCGGAACACAGGGCTCGGCGGCGGCCGGACGTTCGGAGGACTATCCGCGCAATCGGCCCGACGCCGCGTCGTTCTATCCGGTGTTCGGCTGCCGGGACGGCCGGGTCCGCATCTGCCTGCTCGCCAGGCGACAGTGGCGCGCGATGTTCGCCTGGCTCGGTGAACCGGAGGAGTTCGCCGACCCGAAGTACGACACGATCCCGGCCCGATTCGCCGCCGCCGACCGACTGCACCCGTTGATCGCCGACCTGTTCGCCGACCGCACGCAGGCCGAGCTCGTCGCCGAGGGCGCCGCTCGCGGCATCCCGCTCGGCGCCGTCTACACGCTCGAGCAGGCGTTGAGCGCCGATCACTTCGCCGAGTCCGGCGCGCTGATCGACGCGGAGCTCTTCCCGGGCGAGCACGCGAGATTCCCCTCCGGCCCCGCGACCGTCGACGGTCGACGAGCCGGATTCCGCTCCACCGCGCGCGCTCTGGACGCCGCTCCGTCGTGGGCCGACCGTCCGGCGCCGACGACGATCGGCGCTCCGGACGCCGCTCCCCTCGCGGGTGTGCGCGTCCTCGATCTCGGCGTCATCGTGTTCGGCGCCGAACTGTCGCGGCAGTTCGCCGACTACGGGGCCGACGTGATCAAGATCGAGAACGCGAACTACCCGGACGGCCTGCGCCAATCGAAACGAGGAGCCAAGATCCCCGCGTCGGTGGCGTGGGGACACCGCAACAAGCGGAGCCTCGGCATGGACCTGCGCTCGACCGAGGGTGCGGATCTGTTCCGCAGGCTGGCCGCCGACGCGGACGTGGTCGTCGCGAACTTCAAACCGGGGACGCTCGCCGCGATGGGCTTCTCCTACGAGACGCTCGCCGAGATCAATCCGGGAATCATCGTCGCCGAATCGAGCGCCTTCGGCTCCGTCGGTCCGTGGCGGACGCGGATGGGCTACGGCCCGCTGGTGCGCGCGGCATCCGGAGTGTCGGCGCTGTGGAGTTACCCCGACGACGCCGAACTCCTCTGCGACGGATCCACCGTCTACCCCGATCACATCGCGGGACATCTCTGCGCGACCGTCGTGCTCTCGGCGCTCGCGGCCCGACGTCGCACCGGCCGCGGAGCCCGGATCGAACTCGCCCAATCGGATGTGGCGCTCACCCACATCGGCGCATCCATCGCCGCCGAGAGCCTCCGACCGGGCAGCGTGGTGCCGAGCGGCAACGCCCATCCCGACCATGCGCCGAGCGGGGTGTTCCCGTGTGCGGGCGACGACGAATGGTGTGTGATCACCGTCCGTTCGGACGACGACTGGGCGGCGGTCGCCGAGGCCGCCGGACGACCGGAGCTGATCGACGATCCGCGGTTCGCCTCCCCGTCGGCACGTCGGACGCACCGCGCCGACGTGGACCAGATCGTCGCCGCGTGGACCGCGTCCCAGGCACCGCGTCGGGTCGCCGACCGGTTGCAGGCGTCGGGGGTCGCCGCCGCACCGATGCTGCGCCTGCCCGAACTGCTCGACGACGAGCATCTGGTGGCACGGCGCAGCTACACCACGGTGACGCACGATCTGCTGGGTACCACGCTGCCCGCCACGGCGCGCGCCGCGGCGTTTGCCGCGATCGCCGATCCGCCGTCCCGGCAGGCGCCGGTCGCGGGCGAGCACACCCGTGAGATCTGCCGTGAACTGCTGGGCATGGACGATGCCGAGATCGACCGTCTCGCCGACGCCGGTGTCCTGCAGCCCGCGGGCGAGGGCGTCTCGGAGTGA